A stretch of Maridesulfovibrio zosterae DSM 11974 DNA encodes these proteins:
- a CDS encoding efflux RND transporter periplasmic adaptor subunit, producing MNKKCILVAILGAAVALLVLWISGFFSPEIIEQGRVVPTRTSVEPDVKISAEVVSTPVMYEAIGTVRPETEAAIESQVTAKVMQVLVHSGLKVHKGDKLIVLDSRGLRARLESARQGLKSAEAAKRQAAEAINAAQAVSDSATSTWKRMKTLFNNKVATKDELERAEAEYLKSGAGLAQAQDGYDAASAKVKQALKSVEEAEISLGYSIITAPADGEVASRTVEKGDLAFPGKTLMLIQTGGSLRLEALVREGVIGRVKIGQELDIDIQALGELVRGVVEEVVPSADPMTRTFLVKVGLKAIPGLYPGMFGRLLIPLSEKSTVLVPQKSVSRVGQLETVLVKTGKIWEPVYVRTGKTYGDKIEILSGLAGNETVGINASYIGGGKK from the coding sequence ATGAATAAAAAATGTATTCTGGTAGCAATTTTAGGAGCTGCGGTAGCCTTGTTGGTCCTATGGATATCCGGTTTTTTCAGCCCAGAGATTATTGAGCAGGGTCGTGTTGTACCAACCCGTACTTCTGTTGAACCTGATGTAAAGATATCAGCAGAAGTTGTCTCCACTCCGGTTATGTATGAGGCTATAGGAACTGTACGTCCTGAAACCGAAGCTGCAATTGAGTCACAGGTTACAGCTAAAGTTATGCAGGTTCTGGTTCATTCAGGTCTTAAGGTACACAAAGGTGATAAACTCATTGTTTTGGACAGTCGTGGATTACGTGCCCGCCTTGAAAGTGCCCGCCAGGGCCTGAAGTCTGCAGAAGCAGCCAAGCGACAGGCGGCTGAGGCTATTAACGCAGCTCAGGCAGTATCTGATTCTGCCACATCCACATGGAAACGTATGAAGACGCTGTTCAATAATAAAGTTGCAACAAAAGATGAGTTGGAACGTGCCGAGGCTGAATATTTGAAGTCCGGCGCAGGACTAGCGCAGGCCCAGGATGGGTATGATGCAGCATCTGCCAAAGTTAAGCAGGCACTTAAAAGTGTGGAAGAGGCTGAGATCAGTCTCGGCTATTCTATAATAACAGCTCCTGCAGATGGTGAAGTTGCCAGTCGTACAGTTGAAAAAGGTGATTTGGCTTTTCCCGGAAAGACATTGATGCTGATTCAAACTGGTGGGTCCTTGCGGCTTGAAGCGTTGGTGCGTGAGGGTGTGATCGGTCGGGTCAAGATAGGGCAGGAACTTGATATTGATATTCAGGCTCTTGGTGAACTCGTCCGTGGGGTTGTGGAAGAAGTTGTTCCGTCTGCAGATCCGATGACCCGCACATTCCTGGTGAAAGTAGGTCTTAAAGCTATTCCTGGACTTTACCCAGGCATGTTCGGACGTCTGCTTATTCCTTTGAGTGAGAAATCTACTGTACTGGTTCCGCAAAAGTCTGTCTCCAGAGTCGGGCAACTTGAAACAGTATTGGTGAAAACCGGAAAGATATGGGAACCGGTTTATGTGCGAACCGGGAAAACTTATGGAGATAAAATCGAGATTCTGTCCGGTCTTGCTGGAAATGAAACCGTTGGTATCAATGCCAGTTATATCGGTGGGGGCAAAAAATGA